Proteins co-encoded in one Quercus robur chromosome 8, dhQueRobu3.1, whole genome shotgun sequence genomic window:
- the LOC126697329 gene encoding uncharacterized protein LOC126697329 isoform X14: protein MSTSSRFLFSNGVVLHSSDVPPITTFLESHPGAYTTTRTHNNASCLLFWERHVKRLAESIRILSNSTPQLLFKQNNSSMIMHSLPQFTMGPFRALVNDSMSKVLPIAMKERRSDGEELSVTTLVSGNIERLSGIGNVDDDDDGRVCQALDVYVYVGSYVVPAFGVRENGARLAVVGRGRDVANAKYSDWVRLRKPLEKLRPFAVTELLLSNDGDQILEGCVTNFFVVCRKCLQDIDEAKRDYLNDRNDTCAFEVQTAPIGDGVLPGIIRQIVIEVCLSKGISFQEVAPSWSKHETWEEAFITNSLRLLQHVETILVPSSWESIISKTREEISWEEKQFKDGPGMITALIQKEIMERAILEGFPLCDAV, encoded by the exons ATGAGTACCAGTTCGAGGTTTCTGTTCAGCAACGGCGTCGTATTGCACTCCTCCGACGTTCCTCCCATAACAACTTTCCTCGAATCACATCCAG gCGCTTACACTACCACTCGAACTCACAACAATGCCTCGTGCCTTTTGTTCTGGGAAAGGCACGTGAAAAGGCTAGCTGAGTCGATAAGAATTCTATCGAATTCGACTCCACAGCTTTTGTTCAAACAAAACAATAGTAGTATGATTATGCATTCACTGCCGCAATTTACAATGGGTCCATTTCGGGCGCTTGTTAACGATTCGATGAGTAAAGTGTTGCCAATTGCGATGAAGGAGAGGAGGAGTGATGGAGAGGAATTGTCGGTTACCACACTTGTTAGTGGGAATATTGAGAGATTGAGTGGAATAGGGAAtgtggatgatgatgatgatggaagAGTGTGTCAAGCTCTtgatgtgtatgtttatgttggGAGTTATGTGGTTCCTGCATTTGGGGTTCGAGAAAATGGTGCTCGTTTGGCCGTGGTGGGTCGCGGGAGGGATGTGGCGAATGCTAAGTACTCGGATTGGGTGAG GCTTAGGaagcctcttgaaaagttgagGCCTTTTGCAGTGACTGAGCTCTTGTTGTCAAATGATGGTGATCAGATACTTGAAGGATGTGTTACAAACTTTTTCGTTGTTTGTCGAAAG TGTTTACAGGATATTGATGAAGCTAAAAGAGACTACTTGAATGACCGCAATGATACATGTGCTTTTGAAGTACAAACGGCTCCTATTGGTGATGGTGTCCTTCCTGGAATTATTCGCCAAATAGTTATTGA AGTATGCTTGAGCAAGGGAATCTCATTTCAGGAAGTTGCACCTTCTTGGTCAAAGCATGAAACTTGGGAAGAAGCATTCATCAcaa ATAGCTTGAGACTTTTGCAACATGTGGAGACAATATTAGTTCCAAGTTCTTGGGAATCAATTATTTCGAAAACTCGGGAGGAGATATCATGGGAAGAGAAGCAATTCAAG GATGGTCCCGGGATGATCACCGCATTAATTCAG AAAGAGATCATGGAGAGAGCAATTCTAGAAGGTTTTCCGTTATGTGATGCTGTATGA
- the LOC126697329 gene encoding uncharacterized protein LOC126697329 isoform X10 — MSTSSRFLFSNGVVLHSSDVPPITTFLESHPGAYTTTRTHNNASCLLFWERHVKRLAESIRILSNSTPQLLFKQNNSSMIMHSLPQFTMGPFRALVNDSMSKVLPIAMKERRSDGEELSVTTLVSGNIERLSGIGNVDDDDDGRVCQALDVYVYVGSYVVPAFGVRENGARLAVVGRGRDVANAKYSDWVRLRKPLEKLRPFAVTELLLSNDGDQILEGCVTNFFVVCRKCLQDIDEAKRDYLNDRNDTCAFEVQTAPIGDGVLPGIIRQIVIEVCLSKGISFQEVAPSWSKHETWEEAFITNSLRLLQHVETILVPSSLESIISTTREEISWEEKQFKDGPGMITALIQKEIMERAILEGFPLCDAV; from the exons ATGAGTACCAGTTCGAGGTTTCTGTTCAGCAACGGCGTCGTATTGCACTCCTCCGACGTTCCTCCCATAACAACTTTCCTCGAATCACATCCAG gCGCTTACACTACCACTCGAACTCACAACAATGCCTCGTGCCTTTTGTTCTGGGAAAGGCACGTGAAAAGGCTAGCTGAGTCGATAAGAATTCTATCGAATTCGACTCCACAGCTTTTGTTCAAACAAAACAATAGTAGTATGATTATGCATTCACTGCCGCAATTTACAATGGGTCCATTTCGGGCGCTTGTTAACGATTCGATGAGTAAAGTGTTGCCAATTGCGATGAAGGAGAGGAGGAGTGATGGAGAGGAATTGTCGGTTACCACACTTGTTAGTGGGAATATTGAGAGATTGAGTGGAATAGGGAAtgtggatgatgatgatgatggaagAGTGTGTCAAGCTCTtgatgtgtatgtttatgttggGAGTTATGTGGTTCCTGCATTTGGGGTTCGAGAAAATGGTGCTCGTTTGGCCGTGGTGGGTCGCGGGAGGGATGTGGCGAATGCTAAGTACTCGGATTGGGTGAG GCTTAGGaagcctcttgaaaagttgagGCCTTTTGCAGTGACTGAGCTCTTGTTGTCAAATGATGGTGATCAGATACTTGAAGGATGTGTTACAAACTTTTTCGTTGTTTGTCGAAAG TGTTTACAGGATATTGATGAAGCTAAAAGAGACTACTTGAATGACCGCAATGATACATGTGCTTTTGAAGTACAAACGGCTCCTATTGGTGATGGTGTCCTTCCTGGAATTATTCGCCAAATAGTTATTGA AGTATGCTTGAGCAAGGGAATCTCATTTCAGGAAGTTGCACCTTCTTGGTCAAAGCATGAAACTTGGGAAGAAGCATTCATCAcaa ATAGCTTGAGACTTTTGCAACATGTGGAGACAATATTAGTTCCAAGTTCTTTGGAATCAATTATTTCAACAACTCGGGAGGAGATATCATGGGAAGAGAAGCAATTCAAG GATGGTCCCGGGATGATCACCGCATTAATTCAG AAAGAGATCATGGAGAGAGCAATTCTAGAAGGTTTTCCGTTATGTGATGCTGTATGA
- the LOC126697329 gene encoding uncharacterized protein LOC126697329 isoform X2: protein MSTSSRFLFSNGVVLHSSDVPPITTFLESHPGAYTTTRTHNNASCLLFWERHVKRLAESIRILSNSTPQLLFKQNNSSMIMHSLPQFTMGPFRALVNDSMSKVLPIAMKERRSDGEELSVTTLVSGNIERLSGIGNVDDDDDGRVCQALDVYVYVGSYVVPAFGVRENGARLAVVGRGRDVANAKYSDWVRLRKPLEKLRPFAVTELLLSNDGDQILEGCVTNFFVVCRKCLQDIDEAKRDYLNDRNDTCAFEVQTAPIGDGVLPGIIRQIVIEVCLSKGISFQEVAPSWSKHETWEEAFITNSLRLLQHVETILVPSSLESIISTTREEISWEEKQFKQDGPGMITALIQKEIMERAILEGFPLCDAV from the exons ATGAGTACCAGTTCGAGGTTTCTGTTCAGCAACGGCGTCGTATTGCACTCCTCCGACGTTCCTCCCATAACAACTTTCCTCGAATCACATCCAG gCGCTTACACTACCACTCGAACTCACAACAATGCCTCGTGCCTTTTGTTCTGGGAAAGGCACGTGAAAAGGCTAGCTGAGTCGATAAGAATTCTATCGAATTCGACTCCACAGCTTTTGTTCAAACAAAACAATAGTAGTATGATTATGCATTCACTGCCGCAATTTACAATGGGTCCATTTCGGGCGCTTGTTAACGATTCGATGAGTAAAGTGTTGCCAATTGCGATGAAGGAGAGGAGGAGTGATGGAGAGGAATTGTCGGTTACCACACTTGTTAGTGGGAATATTGAGAGATTGAGTGGAATAGGGAAtgtggatgatgatgatgatggaagAGTGTGTCAAGCTCTtgatgtgtatgtttatgttggGAGTTATGTGGTTCCTGCATTTGGGGTTCGAGAAAATGGTGCTCGTTTGGCCGTGGTGGGTCGCGGGAGGGATGTGGCGAATGCTAAGTACTCGGATTGGGTGAG GCTTAGGaagcctcttgaaaagttgagGCCTTTTGCAGTGACTGAGCTCTTGTTGTCAAATGATGGTGATCAGATACTTGAAGGATGTGTTACAAACTTTTTCGTTGTTTGTCGAAAG TGTTTACAGGATATTGATGAAGCTAAAAGAGACTACTTGAATGACCGCAATGATACATGTGCTTTTGAAGTACAAACGGCTCCTATTGGTGATGGTGTCCTTCCTGGAATTATTCGCCAAATAGTTATTGA AGTATGCTTGAGCAAGGGAATCTCATTTCAGGAAGTTGCACCTTCTTGGTCAAAGCATGAAACTTGGGAAGAAGCATTCATCAcaa ATAGCTTGAGACTTTTGCAACATGTGGAGACAATATTAGTTCCAAGTTCTTTGGAATCAATTATTTCAACAACTCGGGAGGAGATATCATGGGAAGAGAAGCAATTCAAG cAGGATGGTCCCGGGATGATCACCGCATTAATTCAG AAAGAGATCATGGAGAGAGCAATTCTAGAAGGTTTTCCGTTATGTGATGCTGTATGA
- the LOC126697329 gene encoding uncharacterized protein LOC126697329 isoform X6 — protein sequence MSTSSRFLFSNGVVLHSSDVPPITTFLESHPGAYTTTRTHNNASCLLFWERHVKRLAESIRILSNSTPQLLFKQNNSSMIMHSLPQFTMGPFRALVNDSMSKVLPIAMKERRSDGEELSVTTLVSGNIERLSGIGNVDDDDDGRVCQALDVYVYVGSYVVPAFGVRENGARLAVVGRGRDVANAKYSDWVRLRKPLEKLRPFAVTELLLSNDGDQILEGCVTNFFVVCRKCLQDIDEAKRDYLNDRNDTCAFEVQTAPIGDGVLPGIIRQIVIEVCLSKGISFQEVAPSWSKHETWEEAFITNSLRLLQHVETILVPSSWESIISKTREEISWEEKQFKQDGPGMITALIQKEIMERAILEGFPLCDAV from the exons ATGAGTACCAGTTCGAGGTTTCTGTTCAGCAACGGCGTCGTATTGCACTCCTCCGACGTTCCTCCCATAACAACTTTCCTCGAATCACATCCAG gCGCTTACACTACCACTCGAACTCACAACAATGCCTCGTGCCTTTTGTTCTGGGAAAGGCACGTGAAAAGGCTAGCTGAGTCGATAAGAATTCTATCGAATTCGACTCCACAGCTTTTGTTCAAACAAAACAATAGTAGTATGATTATGCATTCACTGCCGCAATTTACAATGGGTCCATTTCGGGCGCTTGTTAACGATTCGATGAGTAAAGTGTTGCCAATTGCGATGAAGGAGAGGAGGAGTGATGGAGAGGAATTGTCGGTTACCACACTTGTTAGTGGGAATATTGAGAGATTGAGTGGAATAGGGAAtgtggatgatgatgatgatggaagAGTGTGTCAAGCTCTtgatgtgtatgtttatgttggGAGTTATGTGGTTCCTGCATTTGGGGTTCGAGAAAATGGTGCTCGTTTGGCCGTGGTGGGTCGCGGGAGGGATGTGGCGAATGCTAAGTACTCGGATTGGGTGAG GCTTAGGaagcctcttgaaaagttgagGCCTTTTGCAGTGACTGAGCTCTTGTTGTCAAATGATGGTGATCAGATACTTGAAGGATGTGTTACAAACTTTTTCGTTGTTTGTCGAAAG TGTTTACAGGATATTGATGAAGCTAAAAGAGACTACTTGAATGACCGCAATGATACATGTGCTTTTGAAGTACAAACGGCTCCTATTGGTGATGGTGTCCTTCCTGGAATTATTCGCCAAATAGTTATTGA AGTATGCTTGAGCAAGGGAATCTCATTTCAGGAAGTTGCACCTTCTTGGTCAAAGCATGAAACTTGGGAAGAAGCATTCATCAcaa ATAGCTTGAGACTTTTGCAACATGTGGAGACAATATTAGTTCCAAGTTCTTGGGAATCAATTATTTCGAAAACTCGGGAGGAGATATCATGGGAAGAGAAGCAATTCAAG cAGGATGGTCCCGGGATGATCACCGCATTAATTCAG AAAGAGATCATGGAGAGAGCAATTCTAGAAGGTTTTCCGTTATGTGATGCTGTATGA
- the LOC126697329 gene encoding uncharacterized protein LOC126697329 isoform X15 has translation MSTSSRFLFSNGVVLHSSDVPPITTFLESHPGAYTTTRTHNNASCLLFWERHVKRLAESIRILSNSTPQLLFKQNNSSMIMHSLPQFTMGPFRALVNDSMSKVLPIAMKERRSDGEELSVTTLVSGNIERLSGIGNVDDDDDGRVCQALDVYVYVGSYVVPAFGVRENGARLAVVGRGRDVANAKYSDWVRLRKPLEKLRPFAVTELLLSNDGDQILEGCVTNFFVVCRKCLQDIDEAKRDYLNDRNDTCAFEVQTAPIGDGVLPGIIRQIVIEVCLSKGISFQEVAPSWSKHETWEEAFITNSLRLLQHVETILVPSSWESIISKTREEISWEEKQFKDGPGMITALIQKEIMERVILEGFPLCDAV, from the exons ATGAGTACCAGTTCGAGGTTTCTGTTCAGCAACGGCGTCGTATTGCACTCCTCCGACGTTCCTCCCATAACAACTTTCCTCGAATCACATCCAG gCGCTTACACTACCACTCGAACTCACAACAATGCCTCGTGCCTTTTGTTCTGGGAAAGGCACGTGAAAAGGCTAGCTGAGTCGATAAGAATTCTATCGAATTCGACTCCACAGCTTTTGTTCAAACAAAACAATAGTAGTATGATTATGCATTCACTGCCGCAATTTACAATGGGTCCATTTCGGGCGCTTGTTAACGATTCGATGAGTAAAGTGTTGCCAATTGCGATGAAGGAGAGGAGGAGTGATGGAGAGGAATTGTCGGTTACCACACTTGTTAGTGGGAATATTGAGAGATTGAGTGGAATAGGGAAtgtggatgatgatgatgatggaagAGTGTGTCAAGCTCTtgatgtgtatgtttatgttggGAGTTATGTGGTTCCTGCATTTGGGGTTCGAGAAAATGGTGCTCGTTTGGCCGTGGTGGGTCGCGGGAGGGATGTGGCGAATGCTAAGTACTCGGATTGGGTGAG GCTTAGGaagcctcttgaaaagttgagGCCTTTTGCAGTGACTGAGCTCTTGTTGTCAAATGATGGTGATCAGATACTTGAAGGATGTGTTACAAACTTTTTCGTTGTTTGTCGAAAG TGTTTACAGGATATTGATGAAGCTAAAAGAGACTACTTGAATGACCGCAATGATACATGTGCTTTTGAAGTACAAACGGCTCCTATTGGTGATGGTGTCCTTCCTGGAATTATTCGCCAAATAGTTATTGA AGTATGCTTGAGCAAGGGAATCTCATTTCAGGAAGTTGCACCTTCTTGGTCAAAGCATGAAACTTGGGAAGAAGCATTCATCAcaa ATAGCTTGAGACTTTTGCAACATGTGGAGACAATATTAGTTCCAAGTTCTTGGGAATCAATTATTTCGAAAACTCGGGAGGAGATATCATGGGAAGAGAAGCAATTCAAG GATGGTCCCGGGATGATCACCGCATTAATTCAG
- the LOC126697329 gene encoding uncharacterized protein LOC126697329 isoform X7, with translation MSTSSRFLFSNGVVLHSSDVPPITTFLESHPGAYTTTRTHNNASCLLFWERHVKRLAESIRILSNSTPQLLFKQNNSSMIMHSLPQFTMGPFRALVNDSMSKVLPIAMKERRSDGEELSVTTLVSGNIERLSGIGNVDDDDDGRVCQALDVYVYVGSYVVPAFGVRENGARLAVVGRGRDVANAKYSDWVRLRKPLEKLRPFAVTELLLSNDGDQILEGCVTNFFVVCRKCLQDIDEAKRDYLNDRNDTCAFEVQTAPIGDGVLPGIIRQIVIEVCLSKGISFQEVAPSWSKHETWEEAFITNSLRLLQHVETILVPSSWESIISKTREEISWEEKQFKQDGPGMITALIQKEIMERVILEGFPLCDAV, from the exons ATGAGTACCAGTTCGAGGTTTCTGTTCAGCAACGGCGTCGTATTGCACTCCTCCGACGTTCCTCCCATAACAACTTTCCTCGAATCACATCCAG gCGCTTACACTACCACTCGAACTCACAACAATGCCTCGTGCCTTTTGTTCTGGGAAAGGCACGTGAAAAGGCTAGCTGAGTCGATAAGAATTCTATCGAATTCGACTCCACAGCTTTTGTTCAAACAAAACAATAGTAGTATGATTATGCATTCACTGCCGCAATTTACAATGGGTCCATTTCGGGCGCTTGTTAACGATTCGATGAGTAAAGTGTTGCCAATTGCGATGAAGGAGAGGAGGAGTGATGGAGAGGAATTGTCGGTTACCACACTTGTTAGTGGGAATATTGAGAGATTGAGTGGAATAGGGAAtgtggatgatgatgatgatggaagAGTGTGTCAAGCTCTtgatgtgtatgtttatgttggGAGTTATGTGGTTCCTGCATTTGGGGTTCGAGAAAATGGTGCTCGTTTGGCCGTGGTGGGTCGCGGGAGGGATGTGGCGAATGCTAAGTACTCGGATTGGGTGAG GCTTAGGaagcctcttgaaaagttgagGCCTTTTGCAGTGACTGAGCTCTTGTTGTCAAATGATGGTGATCAGATACTTGAAGGATGTGTTACAAACTTTTTCGTTGTTTGTCGAAAG TGTTTACAGGATATTGATGAAGCTAAAAGAGACTACTTGAATGACCGCAATGATACATGTGCTTTTGAAGTACAAACGGCTCCTATTGGTGATGGTGTCCTTCCTGGAATTATTCGCCAAATAGTTATTGA AGTATGCTTGAGCAAGGGAATCTCATTTCAGGAAGTTGCACCTTCTTGGTCAAAGCATGAAACTTGGGAAGAAGCATTCATCAcaa ATAGCTTGAGACTTTTGCAACATGTGGAGACAATATTAGTTCCAAGTTCTTGGGAATCAATTATTTCGAAAACTCGGGAGGAGATATCATGGGAAGAGAAGCAATTCAAG cAGGATGGTCCCGGGATGATCACCGCATTAATTCAG
- the LOC126697329 gene encoding uncharacterized protein LOC126697329 isoform X12, which yields MSTSSRFLFSNGVVLHSSDVPPITTFLESHPGAYTTTRTHNNASCLLFWERHVKRLAESIRILSNSTPQLLFKQNNSSMIMHSLPQFTMGPFRALVNDSMSKVLPIAMKERRSDGEELSVTTLVSGNIERLSGIGNVDDDDDGRVCQALDVYVYVGSYVVPAFGVRENGARLAVVGRGRDVANAKYSDWVRLRKPLEKLRPFAVTELLLSNDGDQILEGCVTNFFVVCRKCLQDIDEAKRDYLNDRNDTCAFEVQTAPIGDGVLPGIIRQIVIEVCLSKGISFQEVAPSWSKHETWEEAFITNSLRLLQHVETILVPSSLESIISTTREEISWEEKQFKDGPGMITALIQKEIMERVILEGFPLCDAV from the exons ATGAGTACCAGTTCGAGGTTTCTGTTCAGCAACGGCGTCGTATTGCACTCCTCCGACGTTCCTCCCATAACAACTTTCCTCGAATCACATCCAG gCGCTTACACTACCACTCGAACTCACAACAATGCCTCGTGCCTTTTGTTCTGGGAAAGGCACGTGAAAAGGCTAGCTGAGTCGATAAGAATTCTATCGAATTCGACTCCACAGCTTTTGTTCAAACAAAACAATAGTAGTATGATTATGCATTCACTGCCGCAATTTACAATGGGTCCATTTCGGGCGCTTGTTAACGATTCGATGAGTAAAGTGTTGCCAATTGCGATGAAGGAGAGGAGGAGTGATGGAGAGGAATTGTCGGTTACCACACTTGTTAGTGGGAATATTGAGAGATTGAGTGGAATAGGGAAtgtggatgatgatgatgatggaagAGTGTGTCAAGCTCTtgatgtgtatgtttatgttggGAGTTATGTGGTTCCTGCATTTGGGGTTCGAGAAAATGGTGCTCGTTTGGCCGTGGTGGGTCGCGGGAGGGATGTGGCGAATGCTAAGTACTCGGATTGGGTGAG GCTTAGGaagcctcttgaaaagttgagGCCTTTTGCAGTGACTGAGCTCTTGTTGTCAAATGATGGTGATCAGATACTTGAAGGATGTGTTACAAACTTTTTCGTTGTTTGTCGAAAG TGTTTACAGGATATTGATGAAGCTAAAAGAGACTACTTGAATGACCGCAATGATACATGTGCTTTTGAAGTACAAACGGCTCCTATTGGTGATGGTGTCCTTCCTGGAATTATTCGCCAAATAGTTATTGA AGTATGCTTGAGCAAGGGAATCTCATTTCAGGAAGTTGCACCTTCTTGGTCAAAGCATGAAACTTGGGAAGAAGCATTCATCAcaa ATAGCTTGAGACTTTTGCAACATGTGGAGACAATATTAGTTCCAAGTTCTTTGGAATCAATTATTTCAACAACTCGGGAGGAGATATCATGGGAAGAGAAGCAATTCAAG GATGGTCCCGGGATGATCACCGCATTAATTCAG
- the LOC126697329 gene encoding uncharacterized protein LOC126697329 isoform X5 gives MSTSSRFLFSNGVVLHSSDVPPITTFLESHPGAYTTTRTHNNASCLLFWERHVKRLAESIRILSNSTPQLLFKQNNSSMIMHSLPQFTMGPFRALVNDSMSKVLPIAMKERRSDGEELSVTTLVSGNIERLSGIGNVDDDDDGRVCQALDVYVYVGSYVVPAFGVRENGARLAVVGRGRDVANAKYSDWVRLRKPLEKLRPFAVTELLLSNDGDQILEGCVTNFFVVCRKCLQDIDEAKRDYLNDRNDTCAFEVQTAPIGDGVLPGIIRQIVIEVCLSKGISFQEVAPSWSKHETWEEAFITNSLRLLQHVETILVPSSLESIISTTREEISWEEKQFKQDGPGMITALIQKEIMERVILEGFPLCDAV, from the exons ATGAGTACCAGTTCGAGGTTTCTGTTCAGCAACGGCGTCGTATTGCACTCCTCCGACGTTCCTCCCATAACAACTTTCCTCGAATCACATCCAG gCGCTTACACTACCACTCGAACTCACAACAATGCCTCGTGCCTTTTGTTCTGGGAAAGGCACGTGAAAAGGCTAGCTGAGTCGATAAGAATTCTATCGAATTCGACTCCACAGCTTTTGTTCAAACAAAACAATAGTAGTATGATTATGCATTCACTGCCGCAATTTACAATGGGTCCATTTCGGGCGCTTGTTAACGATTCGATGAGTAAAGTGTTGCCAATTGCGATGAAGGAGAGGAGGAGTGATGGAGAGGAATTGTCGGTTACCACACTTGTTAGTGGGAATATTGAGAGATTGAGTGGAATAGGGAAtgtggatgatgatgatgatggaagAGTGTGTCAAGCTCTtgatgtgtatgtttatgttggGAGTTATGTGGTTCCTGCATTTGGGGTTCGAGAAAATGGTGCTCGTTTGGCCGTGGTGGGTCGCGGGAGGGATGTGGCGAATGCTAAGTACTCGGATTGGGTGAG GCTTAGGaagcctcttgaaaagttgagGCCTTTTGCAGTGACTGAGCTCTTGTTGTCAAATGATGGTGATCAGATACTTGAAGGATGTGTTACAAACTTTTTCGTTGTTTGTCGAAAG TGTTTACAGGATATTGATGAAGCTAAAAGAGACTACTTGAATGACCGCAATGATACATGTGCTTTTGAAGTACAAACGGCTCCTATTGGTGATGGTGTCCTTCCTGGAATTATTCGCCAAATAGTTATTGA AGTATGCTTGAGCAAGGGAATCTCATTTCAGGAAGTTGCACCTTCTTGGTCAAAGCATGAAACTTGGGAAGAAGCATTCATCAcaa ATAGCTTGAGACTTTTGCAACATGTGGAGACAATATTAGTTCCAAGTTCTTTGGAATCAATTATTTCAACAACTCGGGAGGAGATATCATGGGAAGAGAAGCAATTCAAG cAGGATGGTCCCGGGATGATCACCGCATTAATTCAG
- the LOC126697329 gene encoding uncharacterized protein LOC126697329 isoform X16 produces MSTSSRFLFSNGVVLHSSDVPPITTFLESHPGAYTTTRTHNNASCLLFWERHVKRLAESIRILSNSTPQLLFKQNNSSMIMHSLPQFTMGPFRALVNDSMSKVLPIAMKERRSDGEELSVTTLVSGNIERLSGIGNVDDDDDGRVCQALDVYVYVGSYVVPAFGVRENGARLAVVGRGRDVANAKYSDWVRLRKPLEKLRPFAVTELLLSNDGDQILEGCVTNFFVVCRKDIDEAKRDYLNDRNDTCAFEVQTAPIGDGVLPGIIRQIVIEVCLSKGISFQEVAPSWSKHETWEEAFITNSLRLLQHVETILVPSSLESIISTTREEISWEEKQFKQDGPGMITALIQKEIMERAILEGFPLCDAV; encoded by the exons ATGAGTACCAGTTCGAGGTTTCTGTTCAGCAACGGCGTCGTATTGCACTCCTCCGACGTTCCTCCCATAACAACTTTCCTCGAATCACATCCAG gCGCTTACACTACCACTCGAACTCACAACAATGCCTCGTGCCTTTTGTTCTGGGAAAGGCACGTGAAAAGGCTAGCTGAGTCGATAAGAATTCTATCGAATTCGACTCCACAGCTTTTGTTCAAACAAAACAATAGTAGTATGATTATGCATTCACTGCCGCAATTTACAATGGGTCCATTTCGGGCGCTTGTTAACGATTCGATGAGTAAAGTGTTGCCAATTGCGATGAAGGAGAGGAGGAGTGATGGAGAGGAATTGTCGGTTACCACACTTGTTAGTGGGAATATTGAGAGATTGAGTGGAATAGGGAAtgtggatgatgatgatgatggaagAGTGTGTCAAGCTCTtgatgtgtatgtttatgttggGAGTTATGTGGTTCCTGCATTTGGGGTTCGAGAAAATGGTGCTCGTTTGGCCGTGGTGGGTCGCGGGAGGGATGTGGCGAATGCTAAGTACTCGGATTGGGTGAG GCTTAGGaagcctcttgaaaagttgagGCCTTTTGCAGTGACTGAGCTCTTGTTGTCAAATGATGGTGATCAGATACTTGAAGGATGTGTTACAAACTTTTTCGTTGTTTGTCGAAAG GATATTGATGAAGCTAAAAGAGACTACTTGAATGACCGCAATGATACATGTGCTTTTGAAGTACAAACGGCTCCTATTGGTGATGGTGTCCTTCCTGGAATTATTCGCCAAATAGTTATTGA AGTATGCTTGAGCAAGGGAATCTCATTTCAGGAAGTTGCACCTTCTTGGTCAAAGCATGAAACTTGGGAAGAAGCATTCATCAcaa ATAGCTTGAGACTTTTGCAACATGTGGAGACAATATTAGTTCCAAGTTCTTTGGAATCAATTATTTCAACAACTCGGGAGGAGATATCATGGGAAGAGAAGCAATTCAAG cAGGATGGTCCCGGGATGATCACCGCATTAATTCAG AAAGAGATCATGGAGAGAGCAATTCTAGAAGGTTTTCCGTTATGTGATGCTGTATGA